Within the Opitutaceae bacterium TAV5 genome, the region GTCGGCATCGGCGGCGTGTTCGACGGTGGTCCAGGCGATGAGCATGCGGGAGAGCAAACGCAAAGGCGGGGCGGCGGGCAAGTCTGGCGCGGGGGGGTAACCGGAAGTGGTGGATGCCGGAGAAGTGGCACGGGCATCCTGCCCGTGTTCCGGAAAGCGGCGCTTCGGGCCGTCCACGGGCTGGAAGCCCGTGCCACTTTTATCGCTCCCGATGACCACCCGGGTCAACCGGCCATCGGGCGTTGCAGTTTGCCGCTGCCAGGTTATCGGAAACGGTGCGATGAAGCCCGTCTTTCTTTCCTTCTGCTTCCTTGTCGCCGGCCTGGGGTCCGCCAGGGCGGCTGCTCCTGCGGCGGCGGCCACCTCCGCAGAGGCGGACTGGAAACCGGTGGAACGCTTGATCGGGCAATGGCTGGAACGGAAAACTTTCCCCTCGGCCGGTCTCCTCATCGTGAATACGAAGGGCGACACCGTTTACGAACGCTACTGGAACGGGCACACGCGCTCGACCGTCGTGACGATCGGCGCGGCATCGATGTGGCTGGAAGCGGCGGCGGCCCTGGCGCTGGTCGACGCGGGGATGCTCGATCTCGACAAACCGGTCTCGGCCGCGTTGCCCGCGCTCAAGGGGCCTTGCGGGGAAAATACGCTGCGCCAGCTGCTTTCGCATACGGGTACCCTCAACTTCATCAGCCTGTCCCAAAGCGAGGATGCGGCCGCGCCGGTGCGGTTGCCGGCCATCCTTGCGAAAAAAAGCCCCGGGCAGAAACCGGGGGAGCATTTTCATTTCGGCGCGCTCGGGATGGCGACGGCGGCCTTTGCGGTGGAGGAGGTGGCCGGCGAACCGTGGCTCGCTGCATTCGGCGAACGCCTCGCGCGCCCCCTGGGCATGAAATCGACAGTCACGGGTCTCGCGCTCTGGAACTACGACAAGATCATCGGCGGCGACAATTTCCCGCGCAGTTCGGCGGCCGACTACCTGCCGTTTTTGCGGATGCTGCTGGGCCGGGGTATGTTCGAGGGGCGGCGGGTGCTTTCGGAAAAGGCCGTGCGGGAGATGGAGGCCGACCAGGTGCGGGGCGCGGAGGTGGCGCATCCGGCGTATCCCGAGAGGGCAGGGGGGGAACGGTTTGACGGCGTTTATGGCCTGGGCGCCTGGCGGCTGGTGCTGGACGGGAAGGGCGAGGCGCTGGTGCTGGCGAGCCCGGCGGCAACGGGATTTTTCCCGTGGATCGACCGGCGGCACGGCATCGCCGGGGTATTTGTCGCCCGGAGCAACCCCGGTGCCCCCGGGAATCTCTACACGACCCTGCCGCGGATCGCGGCGCTGGTGCACGAGGCGCTGGCGACGCGGGACCGGGCGGCTGCACTCCGTTGACACCACCTGGAGTTACGCCCTTTGCGCATCTTCTTCCAAATCGGCCTTGCAGCACGGAGGGCGGGGCGGCACGTTTACGGGCTTTTACAACCATGCTCTCCGAAGCGTATTTGCCCTTTGTCATCCAGGTGATCCTCGCAACCGGCCTCGCCGGTCTGGTCGTCGGTCTCAGCCATCTGATCGGCGAGCGCCGCAAGCGGAACAACGCCATCACCGACCAGCCCTACGAATGCGGCGTCAAATCCGAGGGCATGACCCACTCGCGGTTTTCGGTGAAGTTCTACGTCACCGTGATGCTGTTCATCCTGTTCGACATCGAGGTCGTGTTCCTTCTGCCGTGGGCGTTCATCTACCGCGAGTTTCTGGCCAGCAACATCCCGATCCTCGGCCCGGTGATGTTTTTCCTCGGCGTGCTGGTGCTCGGCCTGTTCTACGAGGTGAAAAAGGGCGCCCTCGAATGGGAGCGTTGACCGCCGCGTCAGGCTGATCCGGGAAGGTTTTTCTCATTCCGATGCGTCTGGAAAAATACATCGCCCGCAGCCGGGTTGTGGAGCTGGAGAGCGTCGACCTGAAAGGGGCGCTCGAGGAGCTCCTGACCGTGGCGACGAAGAGTTATCCGGACCTGCGGCGCGAGACCGTGCTGCGCAGCCTGTTGCAGCGCGAGGGCACGATGACCACCTACCTGGGGCAGGGCGTCTCGCTTCCCCATGTGCGGGTCAAGATGAAGCGGCGCTACCTCATCGCCATCGGCCGGAGCAGCGAGGGCATCCGGCACGACGGCGGCCTGAAGGACGAGAACATCCACCTCGTGATCCTGCTCCTGGCGGACGACCGCGCGCGGGATTACCTGCAAGTGCTCGCCTCGATCGCCCGGCTCGTGAAGGAGCCCGATCTGGTCGAGGGGCTCGTGCAGGCGGCGGACCCCGCGGAGCTTTACGACCGGCTTCTCACCGGCCTCGGCGGCATCCTCACCCGGCCGGTGCAGGCGCACCAGAACCGCGTCAACCGCCTCATGATCCGCGAGGCGGACCGCGTGGCGCGCGGCGCGGGCTGCGGGGCGATCATGGTCTTTGGCGACACGTTTGTCGGCGGCATCCAGCCCGGTTCGTGGTTTCCGCGGAGCAAGACGATCCTCGTCACGCGCAACCTCGTGGATCTCGATGACGACGACGATGACGACCGCCACGAGGTGATCCAGGTGCGTTCGTTTTCCCAGCAGCGCCTGGCGCAGTTGCGCAGCGCGATGTTTGTGGCGCTCACCCGCGGCCTCATTTCCTTCAACGACCGCATCTGCTGCGTGGGCGGCATGGCCGGGAGCAACCAGTTCGACACCGTGGTGATCGTCGATGTGGAGCGCGAGTTCCAGACGCTCCTGAGCGGGCATGCCGAGCTGCTGCCCGAGGACGTGAAGCCGGAAGTGCTCGAGCGCGTGCTCGCCATCGCCACCGAGATCGGCGTGGAAGGGCGCGAGGGCAAGCCCGTGGGCTGTTTCTTCGTGCTGGGCGCCACCCCCGAGGTCGAGAAACTGGCCAAGCCGCTCGTCCTGAATCCATTCTACGGATACAAGGAGGAGGATCGCAACATCCTGAATCCGTTCATGGACGAGACGATCAAGGAATTCGCGACGATCGACGGCGCCTTCATCGTGCGCGGGGACGGCGTGGTGATGACGGCGGGCAGCCTCATCCAGGCGGCGGACAGCGATCATGTGTTGCCGAGCGGGCTGGGCAGCCGCCATGCGGCGGCGGCGGCGATCTCGGTGGTGACGGAGTGCATCTCGGTGGTGGTCTCGTCGAGCACCGGCCAGGTGATGCTGTTCCGCCGCGGCGTCATGCTGCCGCTGACGGAGAAAAAGGGGCGGTAAGGCGGCGGGGGCGGGGGAGATTTCGCCACGCGTCTTCCTCCCGTTCGATTCATGAATGACGGAAGTTACGCAGATCGACCCGTAGGGGCGCACGTGAATGCCCGGCTTCGGGCTGGACAGCCGGGTGTCGATGAAGGCAGGCGCGGAAGCTCTGGCTCCGGAGGATTGAAGAGAACGCGTTATGTGTATATCCGGATTTCACCTGACGGATGATTGTCAGGGGTGTATATAAAAGCTGCCGGGATATATCAAAATGACTCGACGGGAAATCCCGTCACGGGCAGTGCTTGCTGGTCGCCGCTGCCGTCTCCCGGCAGCGGCTTGTCTCTCAGGTACCACACCTCCATGGCCAAAATCTATACGACACAGAATGTGTTCGAGGCCGCCCGTGAACGGCTGCGTTACATCTACAGGCATTTTGCCAATGTCTATGTATCGTTCAGCGGAGGCAAGGACAGCGGCGTGCTGCTCAACATGGCCATCGACGCCGCCCGCGAGCTGGGCCGCCTGCCCGTGCAGACGCTTATCATCGATCTCGAAGGCCAGTACCGGCACACGGTCGACTACCTCATGCGCATGGCTGGCCGCCCCGAAGTGAAAGCGTGGTGGGTCTGCCTGCCGATCCACCTGCGCAACGCCGTCAGCCAGTTCCAGCCGCACTGGCTTTGCTGGGACCCCGACCGGCGCGACGAGTGGGTGCGCGACTACCCCGACCACCCCGGCGTGATCACCGACCCGGCGTTTTTCCCGTTTTTCCGCAAGGGGATGGAGTTCGAGGAATTTGTTCCGGAGTTCGGCCAGTGGCTCGGCGGCGGCGGGGACGTCGTCTGCCTCGTCGGCATCCGTTCCGACGAAAGTCTCAACCGCTTCCGCACCATCAGACACACCACCAAGACGACCTTTCACGGCAAGCCGTGGAGCACGGCGATCACCGGCCACCTTTACAACTTTTACCCCCTCTACGACTGGCGCACGCGGGATGTCTGGATCGCCAACGGCAAGCAGCGCTACGACTACAACCGCATCTACGACCTGATGCACCTGGCCGGCGTCTCCCTCCACCAGCAGCGCCTCTGTCAACCCTACGGCGACGACCAGCGCAAGGGCCTTTACCTCTTCAAGATCCTCGAACCCGAAACCTGGGCGAAGATCGTGCGCCGGGTGGAAGGCGCCAATTTCGGCAACCGCTACACGCAGTACAACCGTACCGCCCTCGGCAATTTCCGGGTCAACCTCCCCGCCGGGTACACCTACGAGATCTACGCCCGGTTTCTCCTCGGCACGATGCCGCCCCACCTGAGCGCCCACTACGGGAAAAAGATCGGCAGGTTCCTCGCCTGGTGGGCCAAACAGGGCGTCTCGCCCATCCCCCAGACCGCCAGTCCCGTGGACGAGGCCCGCAAAAAAGCCCCCTCCTGGCGGCGCATCTGCAAGGTTCTCCTCAAAAATGACTACTGGTGCACCGGCCTCTCCTTCAGCCAGACGAAGCGGGAGATGGAGCAGCAGCAGGCCCTCATCCTCAAGTATTCAAACCGATGATACGCGAATTGCTGAAACAACATGAAAACGCGCCCTTCGATGAAAAGGTGCGCATCTACAACGAGGTTTCCCGCCAGCTCTACGAGTTTGTCGGGTTGCCCCATCCCGTGCTCAACGTCTCCCTCGTGCCGGCCGGCCAGGTGAAGGGCAACGACTACAACCCCAACAAGGTGGCTCCGCCCGAAATGCAGCTGCTCACGCTCTCGATCCGCAAGGACGGCCTGACCATGCCCGTGGTCGTGGCCGGCGAGAAGGAGGACGACCGCTGGGTCGTCGTGGACGGCTTTCACCGCACCGTGGCCTGCGCCGTCAACGCCGACATCCGGGAAAGCCTGAAAGGCTATCTCCCCGTCACGCGGCTGGACAAGAGCCTGGAGGACCGCGTCACCTCGACCGTGCGGCACAACCTGGCGCGCGGCACCCACCAGGTGGAGCTTTCCGCGCGCCTCGTGGCGCTCCTCAAAAAGCACAACTGGACCAACGAACACATCGGCACGGAGCTCGACATGGACCCCGACGAGGTACTGCGCCTGCGGCAGATTTCCGGCCTCGCCGAAGCCTTTGCCGACGAGGAATTCTCCCGCGCCTGGGAGTGACGGCGGGGGCAACGGGTGATGCCGGAGAGCGTTTGAAATTAAAGAGAGGTTCTGAAAATTACGCAGAGGGCATCGAGGGGAGGCACAGAGTCCGGGGCCTTGCGCTTCGCTCCAGGCCGCACCCCTGCGGATGCGCCATCTCCGCGCTGCCGCGCTCCGTGTGCCTCCTCGGTACCCTCGGTGTGATTTCCGGTTTCCGGCTACTCCCGCGAGTGTCTGACCGGGTCCCGTGATGATTGTCCGGAAACGTGTGAAATATCCGGTTAATTCGTTTGACATCAGGCACTCAGCCCATCTCGCGAAAAACGGGCCGCGCCGGACTGGCAGACGCAAGTCACTGGCGATGAAACTCGAGTTTCGCTCATGCTGACGCCGGAAACCGGTCGCGACAGGGCAACGACTTGTGAAAAAATACATATACATATTTTCGGGGTTTGGCGGTTTCGCGTTGTTATTGTGGTTGACGTGAGCAGGAGTGGTTATCTCGCGCCTTCGCAGCCGGCAAAGCGCTTCCGGAGCCTGTCAAGGGGTCACCCGAAACGGCCGCTGCGGAGACAAGGAAAGCCGCCTCTGCGCGATGGCCGTCTCCCTCCCATGTATCCTGTCACACCGTCCCTTTTTTCCAACCGCCGCACCGACCCGGGGCTGCGCACCGTCGCGCCGGGCGCCTTCTCCCGGAGAGAGGGCGCGGATGCCGCGGGGAAAACGGTTTTCCGCCTGCGCAGCGGTCCCTTTCCCCGGAGAAGCGTCTTGTTTCCCGGGAGAGATGCGTTCCCTCGCGGGAGAGTGGGCGTGTTTCCCGGGGGAGATGGCGTATCTCTCGTGGGAAGTGACGCATCCCTCGCGGGAAACGGGCGATCTCTCGCGGGAAATATCACTCCGCTCGCGGGAGGCGGAGCCTCGCTTGCGGTAAACAGCCCGTTTCCCTGCGGCAACCGGCTGCTCCGCGCCCCCTCAATTATTAATTATTAATTCTTAATTTCCTGTCACCATGGCCAATCACCATCCATCCTATATGCCCGTTCGGGAGAACGATTTTATCAAATGGTACCAGGAGTTCCTGGCGACCCTGCAGCTTGTCTACATGCAGGTAGGCCTGGCGGAAGAGGAGGTGACGGAGCTGGAGACGCAGTACACGGCGCTGATCGAGAGCGAGAAGGCTGTCACGCGGCTGGAAAGCCTGCTGCACAGCTATGTGGCGGCGAAGAACACGCTGCTGAGCGGGGAGGAGGGAGCGAGCGTGGTGTTCGAGACGCTGCCGATGATGGCGGGCAGCACGATCACGGGCGGAATCAAGGACCGGATCGTGCGGGTGGTGGCGCTGATCACGGCGAGCCCCGGCTATACGGAGGCGATCGGGCGGGATCTGGGGATCGTGGTGGGGCCGAAGCCACCGCCCGACTGGAGCGGCAAGTTCCCCCTCCTCAAGGCAGCGGTGATCGGGAGCACGCGGGTGCAGGTGACCTGGCACAAGCAAGGGGCGGACGGCGTGTATCTGGAAGTCAACCGGGGGAGCGGGTGGCAGATCATCGGGAACATAACGGGAGCCTCGCATGAAGACCTTGCGCCTTTCCCGCAGGCGCTGACGGAATGGAAATACCGTGCGACGTATATAGTGAAGAACAGGACGGTGGGAGAGGTCGGGCCCGAAGCCGCCATCTTTGTGCAGGCGAAACCGGAATGATAAAGCGTCAATGATATAAGCGGGGAACGTTGCCGGGGCGCACTTCACGTGCGCCCGTTTGCAGGACAAAGCGACAAATACGATTCGCGGGCGCACGTGAAGTGCGCCCCTGCGTGGCCTTTGGCCGTGAAAACACGGTCGTGAAAACGAACAAGAAACCAACAAGTACAATGAACGCACACAAGAGGACTGGAACAGCCGCGCTGCTGGCGGCGCTGACGGCGCTGGGAGCCGGTACGGCCACCGCCCAGACGATCCCGATCGAGACGGTGAAGATAAGCGGGGGCAACTCCGCGGACAGCACCGGCTACGGAGCCGTCTCCTATGATTACTACATCGGGACGAAGGAGGTGACGAACGCGCAGTACGCGGCGTTTCTGAACGCGGTGGCGTCGCAGAGCGACACGTATGCGCTGTATAATACGAACATGGCGAGCTACGGGATTACGCGCTCGGGATCGGAGGGAAACTACACGTACACGGCGACGTCCGGGTGGGAGAACAAGCCGGTGGTGTATGTGAGTTTCTGGGATGCGGCGAGGTTCTGCAACTGGCTGACGTCGGGGGAGACGGAGGTGGGGGTGTACAACTTTGGGGGGGCCGCGAATCCGGCCAATACCAGCGTGAGCCGGGATGCGGAGGCGTGGGCGGCGGGAGGCTGGGCGTTGCCGACGGAGGACGAGTGGTACAAGGCCGCGTATTACAATCCGGCTGCGGACAGCTATTCGTTGTATCCGACGGGAAAAGACACGATCAGCGGCAGCGACGCGAACTACTGGAATTCGGGAGCGGGGAACAAGGCGACGGATGCAGGTAGTTACGCAGCGAACCCGAACGGGACTTTTGACCAGGGGGGAAACGTTTGGGAGTGGAACGACGCCATTATAAATACTAATTTACGTGGTGTGCGTGGCGGCTCGTTCAACTACGGCGACCTCAGCCTCACCTCCTCGGCGCGCAACAACTTCACCGCTACGTTCGAGAACTCCTACCTGGGTTTTCGTGTTGTTGCCTCCAGCCTGACGGCCGTGCCTGAGCCGGGCACGGTGGCCGGTGCGATGGGGCTGGTGATGCTTGTAACCAGTGTGTGGGTACGAAACAGCCGGAGGGCTCGGGGCATTCGTCATCCGTCATGCGTGATCTGCCGGTGATCGGGATGAAAACAACCGGACGCCGTGAGGCCCGGGTGATCGACAGCCGGAGGCTGCTGGCGTTCTGGACGCTGGCGCAGGTCGGCAGCTTTACGGAGACGGGTCGCTTGCTGGGGCTGACGCAATCGGCGGTGAGTCGGGATATTCTCTGGCTGGAAGACGACCTGGGGGCCCGGTTGTTCAGGCGGCTCTGGCGCAGCAGCACGCTGACGAAAGCAGGCGTCGCGCTGCTGCTTCATGCGGAGGTGATTCTGGGGGAAATGCACCGTATCCGGGAGAGCATGGAAACCGCGGGCGGGAAAGCGGGACGGGAAAACGGGCCGGCCGCTGATCCTTCCTGATGCCCTCCGCACCTTCCCTTGCCGCCATGAAAACACCCGTCAAAGAGCCGTTCCTGCCGCCATCCGCCCCGTCGTCGTCCCCGGCTGTTGCGGACTGGCGGGCAGCCATGGCGGCGCGGGAGAAGTCCCGGGTGTGGCAGGGGATGGTGCCGACGGACCCTGCGGTGGTGGCGACCGTGGTGTCGATCGCGAGCGAGGACCCGGGGCTCGGTTACGGGAAAATCCGCCAGCGGGCGCAGGCGGCGCACGGGGTGAGGCTGGCGCAGGCGACGGTGGCGAACATCTTGCGGCGGCACGGGGTGCAATGCGGACGGGGAGCGGGGCGGTTGCCGGAGATGGAGGCGGCGTTGCTGGAGGGCAGGCCGGTGTCGGAGTGGTTTTACAGGAAGCTGCTGCTGGCCAACCCGGCGCTGCGGGAGCGGGGACGCGAGACGGCGGGACCGGGCGAGCGGGTGTGCCAGACGCATTTCCCGGTGATGACGCCGGGGCCGGAGAGCCGGGTGTGGGTGCATGCGTATGTGGCGGTGGATACGTACGGGGGGATGGCGATGGCGGAGCTTTACGGCGAGGGCACGACGGAGGCGGCGGTGGATTTCCTGCACGGGCGGGTGTTGCCGTTTTACGGGCGGGAGGGAGTGAAGGTGGCGTGTGTGGAGACGAGCCGCAACCGGGTGTATCATGGGGGAGGGGATGCGCATGTCTTCGGGGCGTACCTGAGGATGCAGGGGATACGGCACGAGGTGCGGGCGATCGCGATGCCGCCGATGAACGGGTTCATGGAGCGGTTCAGGCAGGCGTTCACGAGCGGTTTTGTGCAGCCGCTGCTGCCGGGTTTGCAGCGGGGGGACCAGTGCGGCGCAGACCTGACGCCGGAGGCGCTGGCCGGGTTGCGGGAAAAACTGGCGGAGTGGCTGCGCCACTACAACGGGGAGGAGCCGCAGGAGGGATACCGGAATGCGGGGAAGACGCCGCGGGCGTTCTGGCAGGGGGCGGGGACGCTGAAGGCCGGAGGCTGAATAGGGAACATTCAACATTTAACGCTC harbors:
- a CDS encoding beta-lactamase, coding for MKPVFLSFCFLVAGLGSARAAAPAAAATSAEADWKPVERLIGQWLERKTFPSAGLLIVNTKGDTVYERYWNGHTRSTVVTIGAASMWLEAAAALALVDAGMLDLDKPVSAALPALKGPCGENTLRQLLSHTGTLNFISLSQSEDAAAPVRLPAILAKKSPGQKPGEHFHFGALGMATAAFAVEEVAGEPWLAAFGERLARPLGMKSTVTGLALWNYDKIIGGDNFPRSSAADYLPFLRMLLGRGMFEGRRVLSEKAVREMEADQVRGAEVAHPAYPERAGGERFDGVYGLGAWRLVLDGKGEALVLASPAATGFFPWIDRRHGIAGVFVARSNPGAPGNLYTTLPRIAALVHEALATRDRAAALR
- a CDS encoding NADH-quinone oxidoreductase translates to MLSEAYLPFVIQVILATGLAGLVVGLSHLIGERRKRNNAITDQPYECGVKSEGMTHSRFSVKFYVTVMLFILFDIEVVFLLPWAFIYREFLASNIPILGPVMFFLGVLVLGLFYEVKKGALEWER
- a CDS encoding phosphoadenosine phosphosulfate reductase; this translates as MAKIYTTQNVFEAARERLRYIYRHFANVYVSFSGGKDSGVLLNMAIDAARELGRLPVQTLIIDLEGQYRHTVDYLMRMAGRPEVKAWWVCLPIHLRNAVSQFQPHWLCWDPDRRDEWVRDYPDHPGVITDPAFFPFFRKGMEFEEFVPEFGQWLGGGGDVVCLVGIRSDESLNRFRTIRHTTKTTFHGKPWSTAITGHLYNFYPLYDWRTRDVWIANGKQRYDYNRIYDLMHLAGVSLHQQRLCQPYGDDQRKGLYLFKILEPETWAKIVRRVEGANFGNRYTQYNRTALGNFRVNLPAGYTYEIYARFLLGTMPPHLSAHYGKKIGRFLAWWAKQGVSPIPQTASPVDEARKKAPSWRRICKVLLKNDYWCTGLSFSQTKREMEQQQALILKYSNR
- a CDS encoding ParB domain protein nuclease gives rise to the protein MIRELLKQHENAPFDEKVRIYNEVSRQLYEFVGLPHPVLNVSLVPAGQVKGNDYNPNKVAPPEMQLLTLSIRKDGLTMPVVVAGEKEDDRWVVVDGFHRTVACAVNADIRESLKGYLPVTRLDKSLEDRVTSTVRHNLARGTHQVELSARLVALLKKHNWTNEHIGTELDMDPDEVLRLRQISGLAEAFADEEFSRAWE
- a CDS encoding glycosyltransferase family 1 encodes the protein MNAHKRTGTAALLAALTALGAGTATAQTIPIETVKISGGNSADSTGYGAVSYDYYIGTKEVTNAQYAAFLNAVASQSDTYALYNTNMASYGITRSGSEGNYTYTATSGWENKPVVYVSFWDAARFCNWLTSGETEVGVYNFGGAANPANTSVSRDAEAWAAGGWALPTEDEWYKAAYYNPAADSYSLYPTGKDTISGSDANYWNSGAGNKATDAGSYAANPNGTFDQGGNVWEWNDAIINTNLRGVRGGSFNYGDLSLTSSARNNFTATFENSYLGFRVVASSLTAVPEPGTVAGAMGLVMLVTSVWVRNSRRARGIRHPSCVICR
- a CDS encoding LysR family transcriptional regulator → MRDLPVIGMKTTGRREARVIDSRRLLAFWTLAQVGSFTETGRLLGLTQSAVSRDILWLEDDLGARLFRRLWRSSTLTKAGVALLLHAEVILGEMHRIRESMETAGGKAGRENGPAADPS
- a CDS encoding transposase ISSod13, with amino-acid sequence MKTPVKEPFLPPSAPSSSPAVADWRAAMAAREKSRVWQGMVPTDPAVVATVVSIASEDPGLGYGKIRQRAQAAHGVRLAQATVANILRRHGVQCGRGAGRLPEMEAALLEGRPVSEWFYRKLLLANPALRERGRETAGPGERVCQTHFPVMTPGPESRVWVHAYVAVDTYGGMAMAELYGEGTTEAAVDFLHGRVLPFYGREGVKVACVETSRNRVYHGGGDAHVFGAYLRMQGIRHEVRAIAMPPMNGFMERFRQAFTSGFVQPLLPGLQRGDQCGADLTPEALAGLREKLAEWLRHYNGEEPQEGYRNAGKTPRAFWQGAGTLKAGG